Below is a genomic region from Actinomycetota bacterium.
GCCCGTGCAGCTTGACACCGTCGACAAGAACGAGATCAGCGCCACCCTCGGCAAGGACTCGCTCAACCAGGGCCTGGTCGCTGGAGTCATCGGACTGGCGCTGGTAATGATCTTCCTGCTGGTCTACTACCGCCTGCTCGGCGTGGTCGCCGACCTGGCCCTCATAATTTACGGCCTGCTGTTCTTTGCGGCCCTGATCAATCCGTGGTATCCGGCGACGCTGACGCTGCCGGGCATAGCCGGCATGATACTCACGGTGGGGGTGGCGGCTGACGCCAACGTCGTCATCTTCGAGCGCATCAAGGAAGAGGTCCGCGGCGGCAAGACCATCCGTTCAGCCGTGAACTCAGGCTACAGCAAGGGCTTCAGGACCATCCTCGACGCCAACGCCGTCACCGTTATCACAGCCCTGGTCATCTTTGGCGTGGCAACGGCCTCGGTCAAGGGTTTTGCCTACACGCTGATGGTTGGTGTGGTAATCAGCATGTTCACCGCCATCCTGGCCACCCGGGCGCTGTTGGCGCTGCTGGCCGATTTCAAATTTTTCAATAATCCCACCCTGATGGGCATCAAGCCGCCCAAGAAGGAGACGGAGAAATGATCGGCGGGCAACATCCCACCGGAATGATCCGCGAGAATTATTCCCTGAACGAGGAATCCTCATGATGCACTACGATTTCATGGGGAAGAAATATATCTGGTTCGCCGTCTCCGGACTGATCATCCTTGTCGGCATGTTCAGCCTGCTGACTCGGGGCCTGAACCTCAGCATCGATTTCAAGAGCGGCAGCCGCCTCGATATAAGCTTTAACCGCGACACCTCGGTGGACGAGGTCCGCAGCGCCACCGCCACCGCGGGCTATGGCGACGCGGTCGTGCAGACCCTCGGCGACGGCCGCTACCAGGTTTCCTTGCCGGAGCTCTCCAACGATCAGCAGGTTTCGCTGATCTCGAGCCTCGATTCGCAGATCGGCGTCAGTGACAAGTCCTGGCAGGTGGTCGGTCCGACTTTCGGCAGCCAGGTGGTCAGCTCCATGCTCAAGGCCATCGTCATCTCGTGGCTGCTGATGATCGCCTATGTGTCGTTCCGTTTCGAATACAAGTACGCGGTGGCGACCATCGTCGCCCTGATACACGATCTGGCCATAACCGTCGGCGTATACTCGATCGTCGGGCGGGAGGTGACGACAGCCACCGTGGCGGCCGTCCTGACCATCCTCGGTTATTCGCTCTACGACACCATCATCGTCTTCGACCGGGTCCGTGAGAACGCGCCCCGCGCGCGCCGCGGCGCTTACGCGGCGATGGTAAATGAGTCGATCTGGGAGGTCATGGGCCGTTCGATCATCACTTCGGTGCTGACGCTGATGCCGGTGGTCTGCCTGCTGCTCTTCGGCGGCGCCACGCTCAAGGACTTCGCCTTCGCCCTGATGGTAGGAATTATCTCGGGAGCCTACTCTTCGATCTTCGTGGCCGCTCCTCTGCTCACATTATGGAAGGAGCGCGAGCCGCGTTACCGCCAGGTCGTCAAGGGAGCCGTCCGTGCGGCAAAGAGCGCCGGCTCCAAAGCGACGGGCTCCAAAGTTTCGGGCTCCAAAGCCGGCGCTGCCGAAGCGACCGGCGCCAAGTCCGGCAAGGGTAAGGGCAAAGGCAAGGGCAAGGGCGGCGCCAGGCCGGCCCGCGCTCGTTGACAGCCGCAGCGTCAGCTGGCCGGTGACCGGCCGATTTCGATCTCAATTCCTCTTGGAGCAATTACTCCGGGTTAGCCCAGGCCGCGTTGTCTCGCGACTTTATGTCAATTTACGGTGTGTTCAAGGATTTCGAGCGGCGGCGCCGAAGGGTACCTTGCACCGGGTTGCTTTGCATAATAAATTATACCCCGAGAGTTCGCAGGAGATCACTTCTGACAAGATTTGCTTTTCTTAACTGGAGGCGTGAGAAAAAAAGGAGATGATGAGCATGCGATAGGGCCTTGATTTAATAAATGGAGGCAAAAAACAGAGATGTATTTTTGAGTCGGGGGGCTACCCACATCAAAGATTAGCCATCCTGTTATTACCCAGGGTGTGTTTCCAGAAAGGATGATTTGAAGTGAATCCAAGGAAGCATCGTAAGCAGGTTGCAATAATTGTTGCAACAGCAGCTTTGAGCCTCGCCCTGCTAATTTCTTTGAGTGCAAGCGGCGCCGGGGCACCACCTCCGGGCGACGAGGAGTTTGGAATTATTGCAGACGCCAGCAACTCATTTCTGAACTCCAACTCGGTAATTTACATGGACCCGCCAGCGTTAATGGCGATGCTCGATGACAACGGCGACGGGGTCATCGACGGCAATGACAACCCCACTAATGATCCTCTCGTGATCGACGTCAGAGCCAACGACGCTTATCAGGGAACCGCCGGCGTTATGGGCAACGCGGGTCACATCCCGGGGGCGATCAATATCGCTTACAAGGACATTGACAAACCCGCCAGCCTGGCAACGATACAAACCGAGCTTGCCAAGCACTGCAATAAAACCATCGTCCTGGCCTGCTATAGCGGCCACACCGACAAGCTGGCTGAAATGGCGCTGGGATCGGCGGCCCGAGCCGGGTACTTCGGCGATCTCCCTCCGGATGTCACCGCCCTGAAATGGGGCAACCTGGGATGGGACACGCCAAGTGAGCCATCTGTGCTGGCAGAGGTAACCGGCCCGGGGAGCATCTATGTTCATACCTATCCAATCGAGACCACGCCTCACGCTTTGCCGGCGGCGGGCGCCTATCCGGTGATCGACAACACAACTTCGACCGATCCGGCGGAGATTACCAGAGTGGCGGAAGACCTGTCTCTCACGGCTACCGTCCCGCCGTTTATTTTCCCGGGCACGGGCACCCATAGCGGTGTCACCGACATCAACGACACCAACGTCGGCGCTTACACGGTGATCGATCTCAGAACCCCCGGCGAGTACGCGGCCGGGCATATCACCGGCGCTTACAACATCCCCTACCAGCAACTCTTTGCCAAGGATGTGGCTGGCGATTACACCAATCTGCTGAAAATCGATATCAGCAAGCCGGTTGTCGTCTACGAAAACGGCCAGCAGGAGGCAAACGCTGCAAGCATAG
It encodes:
- the secF gene encoding protein translocase subunit SecF; this encodes MMHYDFMGKKYIWFAVSGLIILVGMFSLLTRGLNLSIDFKSGSRLDISFNRDTSVDEVRSATATAGYGDAVVQTLGDGRYQVSLPELSNDQQVSLISSLDSQIGVSDKSWQVVGPTFGSQVVSSMLKAIVISWLLMIAYVSFRFEYKYAVATIVALIHDLAITVGVYSIVGREVTTATVAAVLTILGYSLYDTIIVFDRVRENAPRARRGAYAAMVNESIWEVMGRSIITSVLTLMPVVCLLLFGGATLKDFAFALMVGIISGAYSSIFVAAPLLTLWKEREPRYRQVVKGAVRAAKSAGSKATGSKVSGSKAGAAEATGAKSGKGKGKGKGKGGARPARAR
- a CDS encoding rhodanese-like domain-containing protein — encoded protein: MDPPALMAMLDDNGDGVIDGNDNPTNDPLVIDVRANDAYQGTAGVMGNAGHIPGAINIAYKDIDKPASLATIQTELAKHCNKTIVLACYSGHTDKLAEMALGSAARAGYFGDLPPDVTALKWGNLGWDTPSEPSVLAEVTGPGSIYVHTYPIETTPHALPAAGAYPVIDNTTSTDPAEITRVAEDLSLTATVPPFIFPGTGTHSGVTDINDTNVGAYTVIDLRTPGEYAAGHITGAYNIPYQQLFAKDVAGDYTNLLKIDISKPVVVYENGQQEANAASIGLNALGIRNAGTPTRSLRYGLASWNNTLGMKFAPNTEEHSYPVVAGAAPGGLTYNGGCIAPPAAGDRYYYTPWYDSTTAWGMKAWVVMTNMTDHAVTAEVTIGGASKGSETIPSGGHLEKMYANANGGPAAVRVPDGLVSGDKLTVSERTLYQNSFNETMFGDAATAGSSYAWAWYDNNAAWGMMGDWIAIVNVDSSDAMVDVYVGDLTTPKTTKTVAPGQTQAFQMTPAMTGGPVKVVAQGGKKILATQRVLYLNSFNEVFGNPLL